CGTCCCAATTTGATGTTGAAGAAGAACCAGGAACAAGGGTTTCATAGGAGGGCTGAATGAAGAACATTCGCATAGGAACCAGGGATAGTCAACTTGCCATGTGGCAAGCCAAGTGGGTACAAAGTCAATTGACAAAGCTGTATCCCCATTTGAATTTTGAACTTGTCGCGATGAAAACAAAGGGAGATAAGATCTTAGATGTTCCTTTATCGAAAATTGGAGATAAGGGGTTATTTACGAAAGAATTGGAACTGGGATTGCTTAATAATGAACTTGATATGGCAGTGCATAGTCTTAAGGACATGCCAACCTTATTGCCTCCGGGATTAGTCATTAGTGCCTGCTGTGAAAGGGAAGAACCCAGAGATGTTTTTTTAAGTAAGAATGGCGTGCTGCTCGAAGATTTACCCTCAGGAGCAATTATTGGAACCAGCAGTTTGCGTCGGAAATCCCAACTTAAGCATTACCGGCCTGATCTTAAATTTATGGATTTACGGGGAAATCTGCAGACACGTTGGAGAAAATTACAAGAATCTGAAATGGAAGGCATCATCCTTGCTGCGGCAGGTGTAAAACGTCTGGGCTGGGAAGAGAGAATTACTCAGATCTTGCCCGAAAGCATTATGCTTTCAGCCGTTGGTCAAGGATCCATAGCTATAGAAATCGATGAGAAACGTTCTGATATTGCCGACTTGTTGTCCCTTATAAACCATACTCCCACGGAACAAGCCGTTCGTGCTGAGCGAACGATGATGCGCAGGCTTGAAGGAGGATGTCAAGTTCCCATTGGAGCATTAGGTCAAACTGTGGAGGGGGAGATTGTTCTGCGGGGAATGGTCGCCAGTTTGGATGGCACACGCTTAATTAAAGCGGATGCTAAAGGGAGCGATCCGGAAGCAGTGGGCATCGAAGTTGCCAATAAGTTAATAGAATTAGGGGCAACTTCCATATTAGCTGAGATACGTTAGAAAAATCTTTGTTACAACACTAGGATAGGGTTATTCAATTATGCTTTGGTAAGATGAAGGGGTGTTTCGTTTGAGTAAGGGATATGTATATTTAGTAGGCGCCGGTCCTGGAGATCCTAAATTGATAACGGTTAAAGGATCCGAGTGTATTGCCAAAGCGGATGTATTGGTTTATGATCGCTT
This Desulfosporosinus orientis DSM 765 DNA region includes the following protein-coding sequences:
- the hemC gene encoding hydroxymethylbilane synthase, with protein sequence MKNIRIGTRDSQLAMWQAKWVQSQLTKLYPHLNFELVAMKTKGDKILDVPLSKIGDKGLFTKELELGLLNNELDMAVHSLKDMPTLLPPGLVISACCEREEPRDVFLSKNGVLLEDLPSGAIIGTSSLRRKSQLKHYRPDLKFMDLRGNLQTRWRKLQESEMEGIILAAAGVKRLGWEERITQILPESIMLSAVGQGSIAIEIDEKRSDIADLLSLINHTPTEQAVRAERTMMRRLEGGCQVPIGALGQTVEGEIVLRGMVASLDGTRLIKADAKGSDPEAVGIEVANKLIELGATSILAEIR